The DNA window CCGCTATCCTTTGCGCATCTTCCATATTGCGGAATTTGGCCTGCATGGAGTCGTACTTAGCCTAAAAAGAGCACAACTATAGTGATTATCATAGTTTTTACTGCTAGCATGTGGGGATTACAACCAGAAGGATGCACCATCGGTGTTTTTGGAGGCTACTAGTGTTCCGTTACACCTCAAATAGGAAAAGGTTTAATATAGCTTTTCGAACTTTAACATACATACACAGCACCCTAATCCCGCTCATAAGCGATTCTGCACAGCGAGAAGACAACGCAACCCAGCTGCAGTACTTTCACCTAAACTGGGGCCTCGAAACTACATACTATCTTAGACCTTGGCTTAAATATCTCTGCTGCTAGCGGTCAGGGCAGAAAATGAGAGTCGGTTGTAGGCGACATGTTGTCTAAGTTCAAACAACTCACCTTGCTCTCAAGATCAGCGTATTTGTGCTGGAACTCCCGCTGGCGCGTGAGCAGCGCGCGCTCCCGCTGCAGCGCCGCGTCGAGGTTCTCGCGCAGGAGGCGCGCCTCCTCGTCCTGACGACGCAACTGGTTCGTCGATACTTGAACTTGAGTCTCCAGCTCCATCACCTGTAGTAGACGAAGATTACGATGATGCTTGTAACGATTAGACCGGCATCGTAGCTTCCGAATTTTACAGTATTCAAGACATTCAAGTTATCTTTTAAGTGAACTGAGACGTAGATGATTAAGGTTTTGATTTCGGACTTTATTATATGGTACTTATCTTTTAGTGACGagtaaattttaactttttgtcaGTAATAAAGgaaggttaataaaattatttatgattcaGTAAATTCGAATCCTGCCAATAATGATTATTACTTATGCATATTTACCTTGAGCCTCAATTCCTTGAGCTCGGTCATGGCCTCGACCTCTCGTATCCTGGTCATGATGAGCTCCTCCTCCATCTTTTGTGTGTCGGCGGAGCGTCCCTCCCACGCGCGGAGCAACTTCTTAGGCGTCGCCATTATGTCGGACACCACGTTAGACTGTACCGGCGCCGCGGGGACCTCTTGTCTGTGCTCCTATACAAAGCATTTAAGAGTGAATATCTTAAGATTGTGGCTTATGCGATCTGACAGATGACTATCAAGTTTGTGTCTCCCGCTTGCTGTGGAGGGAAGTGGAAGTGAAGCTTTCCTGGGATACACTAAGTTTAAGTGCTAGATGGTTTTCATTGGTAATCATCGATGTCAGGAACATCCAGTGTACCTAAATGTAGCAATGATGGGAATGTGTGGCGGACATGTCCCATaacaaaaacgtatttttgtGTTCAGCAGGATTCGCGAAAGtggatattatattaacatGTAATGGAGCTCCAATGTTGTCTTTGTGTTTTGATATATAAAATCATAAACCTACATATTATGAGAGGCTTACCTGTAGATGCCGTTGCCACGCTTCTGATATCTCGGTAACGTGTTGACGAAGATCTTTGAGAGATAAATTTGCTTCGGCCTCTCGAAGTTTTACAGCAATGAGCTCATCCtaaggaaatatttattgttgttatataattcagaagtttttgaataattctcAATACAGAACGTAGGAtgtgtgttttatgttttgtttttcacaaATCCTTAATCATTTTGTTGATGAGCGTTACCTATATCGccttaaaatcaatcaaatacgTTTACAAATTAAGTAATAACGCTGGCGTGTACTTTGTGACTgagttaattttaaagaaaaaaatgttcagtGATATTACCTGTAGATGCGCAACATTATTATCGACCCGCTGTCTACGAAGACTCTTGTTCTCGTTCTCTAGTTCAGCTATACGGGCCGTCAGCTCCCTCTCAGCGGCTTCCCGCTCAGCTGCATGTAATCTTGCTCGTACGAGCTCGCGTTGCAGGCACCGAGCTAACTCCTCCCCTTTTTGACTTGCACCGCCTTCAATGCCCTCTAGAGACGACTGCCGCGAGTTGTTCTGAATAaaggttaaaataatttattttgtataccaGGAAAATAAGGTATGAGAGATTTGTGATAAGATTTAGAGTAACAGAATATTGAAATGAGCGATTCGTGATAGTTTCTCATAAGTTTATAGCAATATCTAATTAAAGTCAATAAAACTGGTGTTTACCTCAGCGATAGTCATTTCTAAAGAGCGTATTTCATCTTGAGCGACGGCAAGCCGCTGTTGAGAGTCCACATGGGCCCGCCTGAGGGCTTGCACCTCGCGAGCCAGCGCGAAGGTCTCCTCCTCGCCCTCGGCCAGGTCCACCTGTCCCCTCACCAGCCGCTCCGCCAACCCAGAACTCTCTTTCTCCAACAGCTCTACTCTCTGCTTCAACAGACGGTTTTCCTGGCGCAGGCACTACAATGAATACCGTGTTTCCAAAAATAAGACCATGCGGgttattcagaaaataaaactgttagtCATGAAATAAGTTCGTTTTCGGTGAATGCAGATACCTATACCTAAGAGCAAGAAAGTTAGGAAATAGCCATCTCAGATAAAACTCACAATtgattaaaaatgataatgtcATTAGCTATTTACACGCGTGATCACTCGAAACACTTCAGATTATCGTCTTACCCTTAGAACCGCTATATCgctttgttcttttgttttaattactgtGTACTCTTTTTCTAGTTTCTTCATCTTCTTTGGATTCACTTTGATAGAGTATGCGAGATTCATGAAGGCATCTTGATCGGCTTCGGCTTTTGTTGGCAATTCCTTTTGGATATactgaaataaaagttatatgtaGACATCTGATGCAGAAAAGTACATTACATATGAATGcaagaaaaatgttataataagtttgttACCTTCAAGATACTTTCCATATCTAACGACAGTAAGTCGTTCTTACCAACAGTGAGTAATGCAAGggctactttaaaaacaatttcgatCCCTTCTGACAAGAATACATCCATGATCCGGCAAGCGAGAGGCAAAGTCAGAGTTGTTGTAAATAGTGTCAAAAACCAACTACTGGCGTACAGCGACGTGTTGAAACACTAGAAAACGTACAAGACAGTATCAAATTAGTCGAATATCCGAAACACGTTCAAATAGCAGTAAGATCGTTCTTATATCAACTTACTTGCGACTGAAAGTGCACATATAAGTCTGGGAGTAGTTCCTGAACTAAGTTCTCCAATTGGAACATGCAGAGGCCCAGCTCTGCCATACTTGGCTTGAACATATCCCGCATCCGATGTTGCTGCATTATTTTCACGAGCACCGCAAATGCTTCCTCTTCAGGCATCTGTCATTCAATGCATGTAACATTACAAATGTGAAAGTTTTATCATCACGCGACACGGGCAGAATTTATGAGCtctttgaaacaaatatttggaTTCTTTATTCAGTAACGTTAATGGGACCTGTTAAAAAACGTCGCGTCTAGGGCTGAAACTTCCTTTAGAGATACAAGCACTAACTCTCAAAGAAGAGTCACATCTTTAGCAGGTTTCATTCTTTTCAggcaaaaataatactaatttaagATTATTATACCTGCATAAGCAGTAACCCGACGATGAAGCCGGAACCTTGACAGTAGCCGACTTCGCGGTCGTGAAGGGAGTAAGCCTTCATGACGTTGAACAGCGACTCTTGTCCTAGACCATCCTTTTCCTTGAAGAAGTCATGCTCAGGGTACGTGCGAGCTATATCGCGGCGTATCACCTTCTCGCATGCCGATTTAGCCtggataattaaaattaatgtatattaatgtataaaacaaataagaaaatagtAAGGATAATCAAAGTATCTAAAAAATTGAAGACAAGGAAGGTTAAAGAAAGGACTTAAGTAAAGTAAGCAGAAGTGAGAAGTGTCAGCTAGGTTTTTACTGTGACAGATCATAggaaaatgaatttaaagacaaataacCACTTATTGCTTATGAATATGGCTGTAAAAGAACTGTTCCAAAAATAAACCCTATTACATTAGCTATTCGTTTACACAAACCCAAATCATTTACGTAATAACAATATAGAAAGTAAA is part of the Trichoplusia ni isolate ovarian cell line Hi5 chromosome 7, tn1, whole genome shotgun sequence genome and encodes:
- the LOC113495583 gene encoding ecotropic viral integration site 5 ortholog isoform X1; protein product: MKVDADAREAPAAPPAAPGTPTASNTESPVSSLDDYRLAEVSETIPTPDRALLAKLEEENRRIEADAKSPSLTNVHSRKSSDTSQVSLASATSSSHEPEPRVSTSSNGEEDLWSLWGRIVSHWETEWKRRNQFVRDLVRQGVPHHFRGIVWQLLAGVDTSTEKKQYASYIKAKSACEKVIRRDIARTYPEHDFFKEKDGLGQESLFNVMKAYSLHDREVGYCQGSGFIVGLLLMQMPEEEAFAVLVKIMQQHRMRDMFKPSMAELGLCMFQLENLVQELLPDLYVHFQSQCFNTSLYASSWFLTLFTTTLTLPLACRIMDVFLSEGIEIVFKVALALLTVGKNDLLSLDMESILKYIQKELPTKAEADQDAFMNLAYSIKVNPKKMKKLEKEYTVIKTKEQSDIAVLRCLRQENRLLKQRVELLEKESSGLAERLVRGQVDLAEGEEETFALAREVQALRRAHVDSQQRLAVAQDEIRSLEMTIAENNSRQSSLEGIEGGASQKGEELARCLQRELVRARLHAAEREAAERELTARIAELENENKSLRRQRVDNNVAHLQDELIAVKLREAEANLSLKDLRQHVTEISEAWQRHLQEHRQEVPAAPVQSNVVSDIMATPKKLLRAWEGRSADTQKMEEELIMTRIREVEAMTELKELRLKVMELETQVQVSTNQLRRQDEEARLLRENLDAALQRERALLTRQREFQHKYADLESKAKYDSMQAKFRNMEDAQRIAELETEVSEYKLKNEVMATEGELRNNMDGDSDRVRELQEQVAELKAEVMRLEAWKSRALGHTEISRAISFEDDLEEDDKLKLILRRESSTSLDLSAMSRKPT
- the LOC113495583 gene encoding ecotropic viral integration site 5 ortholog isoform X6, translating into MNNINDLEDAKTVFEFYISSVFENLSLATSSSHEPEPRVSTSSNGEEDLWSLWGRIVSHWETEWKRRNQFVRDLVRQGVPHHFRGIVWQLLAGVDTSTEKKQYASYIKAKSACEKVIRRDIARTYPEHDFFKEKDGLGQESLFNVMKAYSLHDREVGYCQGSGFIVGLLLMQMPEEEAFAVLVKIMQQHRMRDMFKPSMAELGLCMFQLENLVQELLPDLYVHFQSQCFNTSLYASSWFLTLFTTTLTLPLACRIMDVFLSEGIEIVFKVALALLTVGKNDLLSLDMESILKYIQKELPTKAEADQDAFMNLAYSIKVNPKKMKKLEKEYTVIKTKEQSDIAVLRCLRQENRLLKQRVELLEKESSGLAERLVRGQVDLAEGEEETFALAREVQALRRAHVDSQQRLAVAQDEIRSLEMTIAENNSRQSSLEGIEGGASQKGEELARCLQRELVRARLHAAEREAAERELTARIAELENENKSLRRQRVDNNVAHLQDELIAVKLREAEANLSLKDLRQHVTEISEAWQRHLQEHRQEVPAAPVQSNVVSDIMATPKKLLRAWEGRSADTQKMEEELIMTRIREVEAMTELKELRLKVMELETQVQVSTNQLRRQDEEARLLRENLDAALQRERALLTRQREFQHKYADLESKAKYDSMQAKFRNMEDAQRIAELETEVSEYKLKNEVMATEGELRNNMDGDSDRVRELQEQVAELKAEVMRLEAWKSRALGHTEISRAISFEDDLEEDDKLKLILRRESSTSLDLSAMSRKPT
- the LOC113495583 gene encoding ecotropic viral integration site 5 ortholog isoform X5 codes for the protein MKVDADAREAPAAPPAAPGTPTASNTESPVSSLDDYRLAEVSETIPTPDRALLAKLEEENRRIEADAKSPSLTNVHSRKSSDTSQVSLASATSSSHEPEPRVSTSSNGEEDLWSLWGRIVSHWETEWKRRNQFVRDLVRQGVPHHFRGIVWQLLAGVDTSTEKKQYASYIKAKSACEKVIRRDIARTYPEHDFFKEKDGLGQESLFNVMKAYSLHDREVGYCQGSGFIVGLLLMQMPEEEAFAVLVKIMQQHRMRDMFKPSMAELGLCMFQLENLVQELLPDLYVHFQSQCFNTSLYASSWFLTLFTTTLTLPLACRIMDVFLSEGIEIVFKVALALLTVGKNDLLSLDMESILKYIQKELPTKAEADQDAFMNLAYSIKVNPKKMKKLEKEYTVIKTKEQSDIAVLRCLRQENRLLKQRVELLEKESSGLAERLVRGQVDLAEGEEETFALAREVQALRRAHVDSQQRLAVAQDEIRSLEMTIAENNSRQSSLEGIEGGASQKGEELARCLQRELVRARLHAAEREAAERELTARIAELENENKSLRRQRVDNNVAHLQDELIAVKLREAEANLSLKDLRQHVTEISEAWQRHLQEHRQEVPAAPVQSNVVSDIMATPKKLLRAWEGRSADTQKMEEELIMTRIREVEAMTELKELRLKVMELETQVQVSTNQLRRQDEEARLLRENLDAALQRERALLTRQREFQHKYADLESKAKYDSMQAKFRNMEDAQRIAELETEVSEYKLKNEVMATEGELRNNMDGDSDRVRELQEQVAELKAEFPTPITTPDTEPWKWLES
- the LOC113495583 gene encoding ecotropic viral integration site 5 ortholog isoform X3; this translates as MKVDADAREAPAAPPAAPGTPTANYRLAEVSETIPTPDRALLAKLEEENRRIEADAKSPSLTNVHSRKSSDTSQVSLASATSSSHEPEPRVSTSSNGEEDLWSLWGRIVSHWETEWKRRNQFVRDLVRQGVPHHFRGIVWQLLAGVDTSTEKKQYASYIKAKSACEKVIRRDIARTYPEHDFFKEKDGLGQESLFNVMKAYSLHDREVGYCQGSGFIVGLLLMQMPEEEAFAVLVKIMQQHRMRDMFKPSMAELGLCMFQLENLVQELLPDLYVHFQSQCFNTSLYASSWFLTLFTTTLTLPLACRIMDVFLSEGIEIVFKVALALLTVGKNDLLSLDMESILKYIQKELPTKAEADQDAFMNLAYSIKVNPKKMKKLEKEYTVIKTKEQSDIAVLRCLRQENRLLKQRVELLEKESSGLAERLVRGQVDLAEGEEETFALAREVQALRRAHVDSQQRLAVAQDEIRSLEMTIAENNSRQSSLEGIEGGASQKGEELARCLQRELVRARLHAAEREAAERELTARIAELENENKSLRRQRVDNNVAHLQDELIAVKLREAEANLSLKDLRQHVTEISEAWQRHLQEHRQEVPAAPVQSNVVSDIMATPKKLLRAWEGRSADTQKMEEELIMTRIREVEAMTELKELRLKVMELETQVQVSTNQLRRQDEEARLLRENLDAALQRERALLTRQREFQHKYADLESKAKYDSMQAKFRNMEDAQRIAELETEVSEYKLKNEVMATEGELRNNMDGDSDRVRELQEQVAELKAEVMRLEAWKSRALGHTEISRAISFEDDLEEDDKLKLILRRESSTSLDLSAMSRKPT
- the LOC113495583 gene encoding ecotropic viral integration site 5 ortholog isoform X4, translated to MFEPVSAGTCTTQIYRNLADYRLAEVSETIPTPDRALLAKLEEENRRIEADAKSPSLTNVHSRKSSDTSQVSLASATSSSHEPEPRVSTSSNGEEDLWSLWGRIVSHWETEWKRRNQFVRDLVRQGVPHHFRGIVWQLLAGVDTSTEKKQYASYIKAKSACEKVIRRDIARTYPEHDFFKEKDGLGQESLFNVMKAYSLHDREVGYCQGSGFIVGLLLMQMPEEEAFAVLVKIMQQHRMRDMFKPSMAELGLCMFQLENLVQELLPDLYVHFQSQCFNTSLYASSWFLTLFTTTLTLPLACRIMDVFLSEGIEIVFKVALALLTVGKNDLLSLDMESILKYIQKELPTKAEADQDAFMNLAYSIKVNPKKMKKLEKEYTVIKTKEQSDIAVLRCLRQENRLLKQRVELLEKESSGLAERLVRGQVDLAEGEEETFALAREVQALRRAHVDSQQRLAVAQDEIRSLEMTIAENNSRQSSLEGIEGGASQKGEELARCLQRELVRARLHAAEREAAERELTARIAELENENKSLRRQRVDNNVAHLQDELIAVKLREAEANLSLKDLRQHVTEISEAWQRHLQEHRQEVPAAPVQSNVVSDIMATPKKLLRAWEGRSADTQKMEEELIMTRIREVEAMTELKELRLKVMELETQVQVSTNQLRRQDEEARLLRENLDAALQRERALLTRQREFQHKYADLESKAKYDSMQAKFRNMEDAQRIAELETEVSEYKLKNEVMATEGELRNNMDGDSDRVRELQEQVAELKAEVMRLEAWKSRALGHTEISRAISFEDDLEEDDKLKLILRRESSTSLDLSAMSRKPT
- the LOC113495583 gene encoding ecotropic viral integration site 5 ortholog isoform X2 yields the protein MKVDADAREAPAAPPAAPGTPTASNTESPVSSLDDYRLAEVSETIPTPDRALLAKLEEENRRIEADAKSPSLTNVHSRKSSDTSQVSLASATSSSHEPEPRVSTSSNGEEDLWSLWGRIVSHWETEWKRRNQFVRDLVRQGVPHHFRGIVWQLLAGVDTSTEKKQYASYIKAKSACEKVIRRDIARTYPEHDFFKEKDGLGQESLFNVMKAYSLHDREVGYCQGSGFIVGLLLMQMPEEEAFAVLVKIMQQHRMRDMFKPSMAELGLCMFQLENLVQELLPDLYVHFQSQCFNTSLYASSWFLTLFTTTLTLPLACRIMDVFLSEGIEIVFKVALALLTVGKNDLLSLDMESILKYIQKELPTKAEADQDAFMNLAYSIKVNPKKMKKLEKEYTVIKTKEQSDIAVLRENRLLKQRVELLEKESSGLAERLVRGQVDLAEGEEETFALAREVQALRRAHVDSQQRLAVAQDEIRSLEMTIAENNSRQSSLEGIEGGASQKGEELARCLQRELVRARLHAAEREAAERELTARIAELENENKSLRRQRVDNNVAHLQDELIAVKLREAEANLSLKDLRQHVTEISEAWQRHLQEHRQEVPAAPVQSNVVSDIMATPKKLLRAWEGRSADTQKMEEELIMTRIREVEAMTELKELRLKVMELETQVQVSTNQLRRQDEEARLLRENLDAALQRERALLTRQREFQHKYADLESKAKYDSMQAKFRNMEDAQRIAELETEVSEYKLKNEVMATEGELRNNMDGDSDRVRELQEQVAELKAEVMRLEAWKSRALGHTEISRAISFEDDLEEDDKLKLILRRESSTSLDLSAMSRKPT